A single genomic interval of Hafnia alvei harbors:
- the nadC gene encoding carboxylating nicotinate-nucleotide diphosphorylase, with amino-acid sequence MPTRRYSADSRRAELLERIENDIPYAVSLALREDLGGEVDADRDISAQLLPSDREATATIITREAGVFCGVRWLEEVFLQLGRKVTIEWQVKDGDALVPNQCLCKLTGPARILLTGERTALNFLQTLSGVSTTVSHYVNILAGTKTQLLDTRKTIPGMRTALKYAVLCGGGSNHRLGLSDAFLIKENHIIAAGSIKKAVEQAFWMHTDVPVEVEVESIDELREALDAGADIIMLDNFTTDMMREAVALTGDLAQLEVSGNVTDETLREFAETGVDFISVGALTKHIKALDLSMRFQ; translated from the coding sequence ATGCCGACACGCCGCTACAGCGCCGATTCGCGCCGAGCCGAGCTGTTAGAACGTATTGAAAACGACATCCCTTACGCGGTGTCTCTGGCTCTACGAGAAGATTTGGGCGGCGAAGTAGACGCTGACCGTGATATCTCTGCACAACTATTGCCAAGCGATAGGGAAGCCACCGCCACCATCATCACCCGCGAAGCTGGCGTTTTTTGCGGTGTTCGCTGGTTAGAAGAGGTCTTTCTGCAACTAGGGCGGAAAGTCACTATCGAGTGGCAAGTGAAAGATGGTGACGCACTGGTTCCGAACCAATGCCTGTGTAAACTGACCGGCCCTGCCCGCATCCTGCTGACCGGCGAGAGAACCGCGTTAAACTTTTTACAAACGCTCAGCGGCGTATCGACTACGGTCAGCCACTATGTGAATATTTTAGCCGGAACAAAAACGCAGCTGCTCGACACGCGGAAAACCATCCCCGGTATGCGCACCGCACTGAAGTATGCGGTATTGTGCGGAGGCGGAAGCAATCATCGCCTTGGGCTTTCAGACGCTTTTCTGATTAAAGAAAACCACATCATCGCCGCAGGTTCGATAAAAAAAGCCGTCGAACAAGCATTTTGGATGCATACCGATGTGCCCGTTGAAGTGGAAGTCGAATCCATCGACGAGCTCAGAGAAGCGCTGGATGCCGGTGCCGATATTATTATGCTGGATAATTTCACCACCGATATGATGCGTGAAGCGGTGGCGCTAACCGGCGATCTCGCCCAGTTAGAAGTGTCTGGCAATGTGACCGATGAAACGCTGCGCGAGTTTGCTGAGACCGGCGTTGATTTCATTTCAGTCGGAGCACTCACTAAACATATCAAAGCGCTCGATCTCTCCATGCGCTTTCAGTAA
- a CDS encoding amino acid permease: MSDQQHRAQPHGDQLKRGLKNRHIQLIALGGAIGTGLFLGIAQTIKMAGPSVILGYAIGGFIAFLIMRQLGEMVVEEPVAGSFSHFAFKYWGNFAGFASGWNYWVLYVLVAMAELTAVGIYVQYWFPDIPTWVSAAVFFLAINAINLANVKVYGEMEFWFAIIKVVAIIGMIVFGAWLLLSGHAGPEASVTNLWEQGGFFPNGTMGLVMAMAVIMFSFGGLELVGITAAEADNPEKSIPKATNQVIYRILLFYIGSLSILLSLYPWGKVVEGGSPFVMIFHELDSNVVATILNIVVLTAALSVYNSCVYCNSRMLFGLAKQGNGPKALLKVDGRGVPVVAIGLSAAATLLCVLINYVMPGKAFELLMALVVSALVINWAMISLAHLRFRAAKNREGVVPKFQAFWYPFGNYLCLAFLCGILVIMYFTPGIQISVLLIPVWLIILGIGYAIKQRNQRIKGQMTHNT, encoded by the coding sequence ATGAGTGATCAGCAGCATCGCGCTCAGCCTCACGGTGACCAACTGAAAAGGGGATTGAAAAATCGCCATATTCAGCTGATTGCTCTGGGTGGTGCCATCGGCACCGGACTATTTTTAGGTATCGCACAAACCATCAAAATGGCGGGCCCGTCTGTTATTTTGGGCTACGCGATTGGTGGTTTTATTGCGTTCTTAATAATGCGTCAATTGGGTGAAATGGTGGTTGAGGAGCCTGTAGCAGGGTCTTTTAGCCACTTTGCCTTTAAATACTGGGGGAACTTTGCAGGTTTTGCCTCAGGCTGGAACTACTGGGTTCTGTATGTGCTTGTGGCGATGGCAGAACTCACCGCCGTCGGTATTTATGTGCAGTACTGGTTCCCTGATATCCCTACATGGGTTTCTGCGGCCGTCTTCTTCCTAGCGATTAACGCCATTAACCTTGCGAACGTCAAAGTCTATGGTGAAATGGAATTCTGGTTTGCCATTATCAAAGTCGTCGCCATTATCGGCATGATTGTGTTCGGCGCATGGCTCTTACTGAGCGGACACGCAGGGCCAGAAGCCAGCGTAACAAATCTGTGGGAGCAAGGTGGATTCTTCCCTAACGGCACGATGGGTCTGGTGATGGCGATGGCCGTTATCATGTTCTCGTTTGGTGGGTTAGAACTGGTTGGCATTACCGCAGCCGAAGCTGATAATCCAGAGAAAAGCATTCCTAAAGCCACGAATCAGGTTATTTACCGCATCCTGCTTTTCTATATTGGCTCCCTGTCTATCCTGCTGTCACTTTATCCGTGGGGCAAAGTGGTGGAAGGCGGCAGTCCATTCGTGATGATTTTCCACGAGTTAGACAGCAACGTTGTTGCTACCATCCTGAATATCGTGGTTTTGACCGCTGCGCTATCGGTTTATAACAGCTGCGTGTACTGCAACAGCCGCATGCTGTTTGGCTTAGCTAAACAGGGCAACGGGCCGAAAGCGTTACTGAAAGTCGATGGCCGCGGTGTGCCCGTGGTAGCGATTGGGCTCTCAGCTGCCGCCACTCTGCTGTGCGTGCTGATTAACTACGTCATGCCGGGGAAAGCCTTTGAACTACTGATGGCGCTGGTGGTTTCAGCTCTGGTGATCAACTGGGCGATGATTAGCTTGGCGCACCTGCGTTTCCGTGCGGCTAAAAATCGTGAAGGCGTAGTACCTAAGTTTCAGGCGTTCTGGTATCCGTTCGGCAACTACCTGTGCTTAGCATTCCTGTGCGGGATCTTAGTCATCATGTACTTCACACCGGGCATTCAGATTTCAGTGCTGCTGATACCGGTATGGTTGATCATTCTCGGTATTGGCTACGCAATTAAACAAAGGAATCAACGGATTAAAGGTCAAATGACTCACAATACCTAA
- the hofC gene encoding protein transport protein HofC, translated as MTYALFTWLAIDPAQQLLTGVCLAKQKEQALFQLQIQGLIPLKMQRQYRLRPLAWKNTDCIHSIEQLATLLHAELPLAKCLLMLSEDHPHRHWRCLLQRLAQQVSMGIPLSEALVTFPDIFPPMYSKTIATAELTGRLDQSCFALAEQQKRQAELKAKIGKALRYPALLLSVTLIVIVIMLVWVLPQFSDLYRSFNAPLPAFTRALMACSQVLIQHAPSIIGIISSAVLLTLWRYQRSPSFRIQTQRMLLRLPIIGRLISTANLSQLFFSLTMTQQAGLPLLKGLENATQAQQNPIFRQAVENVSQNLQQGDALSLAIKQQSVFPTLCFQLIRVGEESGGLDHMMSRLAQHYQHQANSLSDALAQMIEPIMMVIMGIVVGGLVLAMYLPIFQLGNVLQ; from the coding sequence ATGACTTATGCGCTCTTTACATGGTTAGCGATAGACCCAGCGCAGCAATTGCTAACGGGCGTCTGTCTCGCAAAGCAAAAAGAACAGGCACTTTTTCAGCTACAGATACAGGGGCTCATACCACTGAAAATGCAGCGGCAGTATCGCCTGCGTCCTTTAGCGTGGAAGAATACAGATTGCATTCACTCCATCGAACAGCTAGCAACACTACTGCATGCGGAATTGCCTTTGGCTAAATGCCTATTGATGCTGTCAGAAGATCATCCACATCGCCATTGGCGGTGTTTACTTCAACGACTCGCGCAGCAGGTTAGTATGGGTATTCCTCTGTCAGAGGCGCTGGTCACGTTCCCAGATATCTTTCCTCCTATGTATAGCAAAACCATTGCCACGGCAGAATTGACAGGACGGCTGGATCAAAGCTGTTTCGCGCTGGCAGAGCAACAGAAGCGCCAAGCCGAGCTCAAGGCCAAGATCGGCAAAGCGTTGCGCTACCCCGCTCTCTTACTCAGCGTCACACTCATTGTGATCGTCATTATGCTAGTTTGGGTATTGCCACAATTTTCCGATCTCTATCGAAGTTTTAATGCCCCCTTGCCTGCATTCACGCGTGCATTGATGGCTTGCTCTCAGGTGCTGATTCAGCATGCGCCGTCGATTATTGGGATTATCTCTTCGGCAGTGCTTCTGACGCTATGGCGTTATCAGCGTTCGCCGTCATTCCGAATTCAAACACAGCGAATGTTATTACGGTTGCCCATCATCGGTCGTTTGATATCAACAGCAAATCTTAGCCAACTTTTTTTCAGCCTCACTATGACCCAACAGGCAGGATTACCGCTGTTGAAAGGGCTAGAAAATGCGACTCAGGCGCAGCAGAATCCTATTTTTCGGCAGGCGGTCGAAAATGTGAGCCAGAATTTACAACAGGGAGATGCCCTAAGCTTGGCAATAAAGCAGCAGTCAGTATTTCCAACACTGTGTTTTCAACTGATACGGGTGGGTGAAGAATCCGGTGGGCTTGACCACATGATGTCGCGCTTGGCACAGCATTATCAGCATCAAGCTAATAGCCTGAGCGACGCGCTGGCGCAGATGATAGAACCCATCATGATGGTAATTATGGGGATTGTGGTCGGTGGCTTAGTGCTTGCAATGTATCTCCCGATTTTTCAACTGGGCAATGTATTGCAATAA
- a CDS encoding family 43 glycosylhydrolase, with product MTVFPNPLIEQRADPYIHLHQDGWYYFIASVPEYDRLELRRAQTLEQLANAKPVTVWHKPENGPMSHLIWAPELHFFNGQWVIYFAAAHSPEIKEGLFQHRMFALTCNDADPLSGNWVERGRIITPLDTFSLDATSFEYQGKRYYLWAQKDPEIYGNSNLYLAELENAWMIKGQPVMLSKPELEWETRGFWVNEGPAVIHHGGRIFITYSASATDENYCMGMLWAKDGVDILDAAQWHKAQKPVFGTARHNRQFGPGHNSFTQTQEGDNVLVYHARNYTEIEGDPLYDPNRHTRIKTFEWDEQGMPVFGEPLGDNR from the coding sequence ATGACCGTTTTTCCTAACCCGCTGATTGAACAGCGCGCCGATCCCTATATTCATTTGCATCAGGATGGTTGGTATTACTTTATCGCTTCGGTGCCCGAATACGATCGTTTGGAACTACGCCGTGCCCAAACGCTAGAGCAACTGGCCAACGCAAAACCCGTGACTGTTTGGCACAAGCCAGAAAATGGTCCAATGAGCCACCTGATTTGGGCCCCAGAGCTGCATTTCTTCAATGGACAATGGGTGATTTATTTTGCTGCCGCGCATTCACCGGAGATTAAAGAAGGGCTATTCCAGCACCGTATGTTCGCCCTGACCTGCAACGACGCCGATCCGCTAAGCGGAAACTGGGTTGAGCGAGGCAGAATCATCACGCCGCTGGATACGTTTTCACTCGACGCCACCAGTTTTGAATACCAAGGTAAACGCTACTACCTTTGGGCGCAGAAAGATCCTGAGATTTATGGCAACTCTAATCTTTATCTCGCTGAACTTGAAAACGCATGGATGATAAAAGGCCAGCCGGTGATGCTGAGCAAGCCAGAGCTGGAATGGGAGACGAGAGGTTTTTGGGTCAACGAGGGACCTGCGGTCATTCACCATGGCGGAAGAATTTTTATCACTTATTCCGCCAGCGCCACCGATGAAAACTACTGTATGGGGATGCTATGGGCGAAGGACGGCGTTGATATTCTAGATGCCGCTCAATGGCATAAAGCGCAAAAGCCCGTATTTGGCACCGCACGCCATAACCGCCAATTTGGCCCAGGACATAACAGTTTTACTCAAACCCAAGAGGGCGACAACGTACTGGTCTATCACGCGCGCAACTACACTGAAATCGAAGGCGATCCGTTGTATGACCCAAACCGCCATACGCGTATTAAAACCTTCGAGTGGGATGAACAAGGGATGCCGGTGTTTGGGGAGCCGTTGGGGGATAATAGGTAG
- a CDS encoding glycoside-pentoside-hexuronide (GPH):cation symporter, translating into MNENKLSVKEKIGYGMGDAGCNMIGGAIMMFLSYFYTDIFGLAPALVGVLLLSVRVLDAVTDPIMGAIADRTQTRWGRFRPYLLWVSFPYVIFSVLMFTTPEWTYNSKVIYAFVTYFLMSLTYTAINIPYCSLGGVITADPKERVSCQSYRFIMVGIATLILSSTLLPMADWFGGEDKAKGYQMAMGVLALIGLFMFLFCFATVRERIKPAVPSNDALKQDLRDVWKNDQWVRILLLTFCNVCPGFIRMAATMYYVVWVMEKSTHFATLFISLGVIGMMFGSALAKPLTDRYCKLKVFFWTNIVLAIFSCGFYWVNPHATTLVLVLYFLLNILHQLPSPLHWSLMADVDDYGEWKTGKRSTGISFSGNLFFLKVGLAVAGAMVGFLLSAYGYDAGAARQSDTAVGGIILLFTIIPGIGYLITAGVVRLLKVDRTMMIQIQSDLAKRRENYQELNALIDAKQAKPHTV; encoded by the coding sequence ATGAATGAAAACAAGCTTTCGGTAAAAGAAAAGATCGGGTACGGAATGGGAGATGCTGGTTGCAATATGATCGGCGGCGCCATCATGATGTTCCTGAGCTATTTCTACACCGATATCTTTGGTTTAGCCCCCGCATTAGTTGGCGTGTTGCTCCTTTCGGTGCGCGTTCTGGATGCCGTTACCGACCCGATTATGGGTGCCATTGCCGACCGCACTCAGACACGCTGGGGGCGTTTTCGTCCTTATCTGCTCTGGGTATCATTCCCTTACGTCATTTTCAGCGTATTGATGTTTACCACGCCAGAATGGACCTATAATAGCAAAGTTATCTATGCATTCGTAACCTACTTCTTGATGTCGCTGACCTACACCGCCATCAATATTCCTTATTGCTCGCTAGGTGGTGTTATCACCGCCGATCCCAAAGAGCGCGTTTCCTGCCAGTCTTACCGTTTCATCATGGTTGGGATCGCCACCTTGATTTTATCCTCTACCCTTCTACCGATGGCAGATTGGTTTGGCGGCGAAGACAAAGCGAAAGGCTATCAAATGGCGATGGGCGTGCTGGCGCTGATTGGCTTATTTATGTTTCTGTTCTGCTTTGCCACCGTTCGCGAGCGCATTAAACCCGCCGTTCCGAGCAATGATGCGCTGAAGCAGGATTTACGCGACGTATGGAAGAACGATCAGTGGGTACGCATTCTGCTGCTCACGTTCTGCAACGTCTGCCCAGGCTTTATTCGTATGGCAGCCACCATGTATTACGTGGTGTGGGTGATGGAAAAAAGCACGCATTTCGCCACCCTGTTTATCAGCTTAGGCGTGATTGGCATGATGTTCGGCAGCGCGCTGGCGAAACCGTTAACCGATCGCTACTGCAAACTTAAGGTCTTCTTCTGGACCAATATTGTGCTCGCAATTTTCTCCTGTGGCTTCTATTGGGTAAACCCACACGCGACCACTTTAGTTCTGGTGCTCTATTTCTTGCTCAATATTCTACATCAGCTCCCTTCCCCACTGCACTGGTCGCTGATGGCCGACGTTGACGACTACGGTGAATGGAAAACGGGGAAACGCAGCACCGGAATTAGCTTCTCAGGCAACCTGTTTTTCCTCAAAGTGGGCTTAGCCGTGGCGGGCGCAATGGTAGGGTTCTTGCTTTCAGCCTACGGCTACGACGCCGGTGCGGCACGCCAGAGCGACACCGCTGTGGGCGGTATTATTCTGCTTTTCACCATCATCCCAGGAATTGGCTATTTGATTACCGCAGGCGTTGTACGCCTATTGAAAGTTGACCGCACCATGATGATTCAAATTCAGAGCGATCTGGCTAAACGCCGCGAAAACTATCAAGAGCTCAATGCGCTAATCGATGCCAAGCAGGCGAAGCCACATACTGTTTAA
- the ampD gene encoding 1,6-anhydro-N-acetylmuramyl-L-alanine amidase AmpD: protein MRLEDGWIVGVERVPSPHFDDRPDSEAPSLLVVHNISLPPGEFGGPYISQLFTGTLRADEHPFFAEIQHLRVSAHCLIRRDGTVIQYVPFNRRAWHAGVSCFEGRERCNDFSIGIELEGTDTQAFEPEQYCKLAEINALLMDEYPITPQRVTGHSDIAPGRKTDPGPMFFWDEYRQILSRYIKNK, encoded by the coding sequence ATGCGATTAGAAGACGGCTGGATTGTTGGCGTTGAGCGCGTGCCTTCGCCTCATTTTGACGATCGCCCAGATAGCGAAGCGCCGTCATTGCTGGTGGTGCATAATATTAGCCTACCGCCGGGCGAGTTTGGCGGACCGTATATCAGCCAGCTTTTTACCGGTACATTACGTGCCGATGAGCATCCTTTTTTTGCTGAAATTCAACATTTGCGCGTTTCTGCACACTGCCTGATACGCCGTGATGGAACCGTGATTCAGTATGTGCCTTTTAATCGCCGAGCATGGCACGCAGGAGTCTCTTGTTTTGAGGGGCGCGAACGCTGCAATGATTTTTCGATTGGCATTGAGTTGGAAGGCACTGATACCCAAGCGTTTGAGCCTGAACAATATTGCAAGCTGGCAGAAATTAACGCATTGCTGATGGATGAATACCCGATAACACCTCAGCGTGTGACTGGACATAGCGATATTGCGCCAGGGCGAAAAACCGATCCAGGCCCGATGTTTTTCTGGGATGAATATCGCCAGATTTTAAGTCGTTACATAAAAAATAAATAA
- the ampE gene encoding beta-lactamase regulator AmpE, with protein sequence MTLFSLLLVLAWERLFKLGHHWQIDHRFEPIFRMGSGASLPKTLLMTIVWMAVVFAVLWAAHGMFFGVLSLALWILIALFCIGAGEIRKHYRAYLAAARKGDEHATDQMATELALIHGLPTDCTADVRLRELQNALVWINFRFYLAPLFWFVVAGPYGPVALAGYAMLRAYQTWLTRQGSPLLRAQSGVDLVLNWLDWIPVRLAGVTYALLGHGERALPAWLASLGDVHSSQYKVLTNLAQFSLARDPHLDPIKTPRAAVTLARKITMVLLVVVALLTIYGALM encoded by the coding sequence ATGACTCTGTTTTCGTTGTTACTGGTATTAGCGTGGGAGCGTCTGTTTAAGCTCGGGCACCATTGGCAAATTGATCACCGTTTTGAGCCGATATTTCGGATGGGCTCTGGAGCATCGTTGCCCAAAACATTGCTGATGACGATTGTTTGGATGGCGGTGGTGTTTGCCGTTTTGTGGGCTGCACACGGTATGTTCTTCGGGGTGCTGTCATTGGCATTGTGGATTCTAATTGCGCTGTTTTGCATTGGGGCGGGAGAAATCCGTAAACACTACCGTGCTTATCTCGCGGCTGCGCGCAAAGGCGATGAACACGCGACCGATCAGATGGCGACCGAGCTGGCATTGATTCATGGTTTGCCCACGGATTGTACGGCTGATGTGCGTTTGCGTGAACTGCAAAATGCGCTGGTTTGGATTAACTTTCGTTTCTATCTTGCGCCGCTGTTTTGGTTTGTGGTGGCAGGCCCGTATGGTCCTGTTGCATTAGCGGGATATGCCATGCTGCGTGCTTACCAAACATGGCTAACACGTCAGGGGTCGCCGCTGTTACGTGCGCAGTCGGGTGTGGATTTGGTTCTGAACTGGCTTGATTGGATCCCCGTGCGTTTAGCCGGTGTGACCTATGCGCTGCTAGGCCATGGTGAAAGGGCGCTGCCTGCATGGCTCGCTTCACTGGGTGATGTGCATTCGTCGCAATATAAAGTGCTGACCAATTTGGCACAGTTCTCCTTAGCGCGCGATCCGCATCTCGATCCGATTAAAACGCCGCGTGCGGCGGTAACGCTAGCGCGAAAAATCACCATGGTGTTGCTGGTGGTTGTGGCGCTGCTGACGATTTATGGGGCGTTGATGTAG
- a CDS encoding carbohydrate porin, with protein sequence MIKVNPLALIIGLALFGSTSTFASTDSSIEARLNALEKRLQQAEQRATQAENRAEAAELKVQKLETRTVNTEQQTVQVAKRTDTLETKTNNTSELKLNHFVDSLKIYGDVEFNLDAASNSGKLTSLKSSDNKDWKASNNERWDVNGRVLLGVDGYKNGTAGNYSGFSIQPLADLAGKMNLDDATFFFGNENNWQAKIGRFEAYDMFPLNQDTFIEYSGNTANDLYSNGYGYIYMMKEGRGRSNTGGNVMLSKNIDHWYFELNNLIENGTSLFDDGNYHGTHLTNDKNVVYMRPVIAWKDRDFSAAVAMETNVVNNAYGYTDSQGRFVDQSKRNGYGFSMTWNGLANDPENGVVTNVNTAYLDASNETDFTAGVNVLWHRFELGYIYAHNNIKEFNTDNINVNFDSNDSLDGPGKYNIHTIHASYQIPNIMNMPNFNIFIGTYYSLLDANTNSKVANHYNDDRYGVRARFKYYF encoded by the coding sequence ATGATAAAAGTGAACCCACTGGCATTAATTATAGGTCTAGCTCTTTTCGGCTCTACATCCACCTTTGCCTCTACAGATAGCAGTATTGAAGCTCGGCTCAATGCATTAGAAAAACGGCTTCAGCAGGCCGAGCAACGCGCCACTCAGGCGGAAAACCGTGCAGAAGCGGCAGAACTGAAAGTACAAAAATTAGAAACCCGCACCGTCAATACTGAACAACAAACAGTTCAAGTAGCGAAGCGCACCGATACGCTGGAAACCAAAACCAACAATACGAGCGAATTAAAACTTAACCATTTTGTTGATAGCCTAAAAATCTATGGTGATGTCGAATTTAACTTGGATGCAGCGAGCAATAGCGGAAAATTAACATCACTTAAAAGCAGCGATAATAAAGATTGGAAAGCGAGTAATAATGAACGCTGGGATGTTAATGGACGTGTGCTATTAGGCGTTGATGGATATAAGAACGGCACGGCTGGTAACTATTCAGGGTTCAGCATACAGCCACTGGCCGATTTGGCTGGAAAAATGAATCTCGATGATGCAACCTTCTTCTTTGGCAACGAAAATAACTGGCAAGCTAAGATTGGTCGTTTCGAAGCTTACGATATGTTCCCTCTCAACCAAGACACCTTTATTGAATACTCAGGAAATACCGCTAACGACCTTTACTCAAATGGCTACGGATATATCTATATGATGAAAGAGGGGCGAGGCCGCAGCAATACGGGCGGCAATGTCATGCTTAGCAAAAATATCGATCATTGGTATTTCGAACTTAACAATCTGATAGAGAACGGCACTTCGCTATTTGATGATGGCAACTATCATGGCACTCATCTCACCAATGATAAAAACGTCGTTTATATGCGCCCGGTTATTGCTTGGAAGGACCGCGATTTTTCAGCCGCCGTCGCAATGGAAACCAACGTGGTTAATAACGCCTACGGCTACACGGATAGCCAAGGCCGTTTTGTCGATCAATCCAAGCGAAACGGTTATGGTTTTAGCATGACGTGGAACGGGTTGGCTAACGATCCTGAAAATGGCGTAGTGACTAACGTGAATACGGCCTACCTCGATGCATCAAATGAAACCGACTTTACGGCGGGAGTCAACGTTCTGTGGCATCGTTTCGAACTTGGTTATATCTACGCTCATAACAATATTAAAGAGTTTAATACCGACAATATAAACGTTAATTTTGATTCAAATGACTCTCTCGACGGGCCAGGGAAATACAATATCCACACTATTCATGCGTCGTATCAAATCCCTAACATAATGAATATGCCTAACTTTAATATCTTCATAGGCACTTATTATTCATTGCTAGATGCGAATACTAATAGCAAAGTTGCTAATCATTACAATGATGACCGCTATGGCGTAAGAGCTAGATTCAAATACTACTTCTAA
- the gspE gene encoding type II secretion system protein GspE, with protein sequence MNRLHIEQLCHQFGCVMIEEDSHAIQIAGPHTVAPSKLVDAIKFASGKSVVWHRWGVAQLESAQQHHATALNSPDGTGDDVKTKQLLEYIIQQALKRRASDIHLEPKLNSLNVRLRIDGVLQPLPLPNGSETLRIIPRLKVIAELDIAERRIPQDGQLNIALNSQSTTFRISTLPTRLGEKVVLRQVQDGVQPFELDGLGFEPRALSTFKSALSKPQGLILVTGPTGSGKTATLYSSLNYLRSPEINICSVEDPVESPLEGVNQTAINTKAALGFTTVLRALLRQDPDVIMIGEIRDAETAEIAVNAAQTGHLVLSTLHTNSASETLVRLSQLNVKPYLIAASLSVVIAQRLVRKLCQHCRQRDLTAQKLPPSQWQGDEFHHWIAAGCEHCFNGYYGRKAVYEILPISPEIQLALLAQASALDIHTLSQQQGVVSLWQAGLQLAHRGETSLAEVVRVLGGHYADKVR encoded by the coding sequence GTGAACCGGCTGCATATTGAGCAGCTATGCCACCAATTTGGCTGCGTCATGATTGAAGAAGATAGCCACGCGATTCAGATCGCTGGGCCTCACACCGTGGCTCCCAGCAAACTCGTTGACGCAATAAAATTCGCCAGCGGGAAATCCGTAGTTTGGCATCGTTGGGGAGTAGCCCAGCTAGAGTCAGCCCAGCAACATCATGCAACAGCGTTAAACTCGCCAGACGGCACCGGTGATGATGTTAAAACCAAGCAGCTACTGGAATATATTATTCAGCAAGCGCTCAAGCGAAGAGCCTCTGACATCCACCTTGAACCGAAACTAAACAGCCTAAACGTTCGCCTGCGCATTGACGGCGTATTGCAGCCGCTGCCGCTCCCGAACGGCAGCGAAACTCTGCGTATTATTCCTCGGCTAAAAGTGATAGCTGAGCTTGATATCGCGGAACGTCGTATTCCACAGGATGGACAACTTAACATCGCGCTAAATTCACAGAGCACAACCTTCCGTATTTCTACCCTACCCACTCGGCTCGGTGAAAAAGTGGTGCTGCGTCAGGTTCAAGATGGGGTCCAGCCTTTTGAGCTCGACGGCTTAGGGTTCGAACCCCGAGCACTTAGCACGTTTAAATCCGCACTGAGCAAACCCCAAGGGCTGATTTTAGTCACAGGACCAACGGGGAGTGGAAAAACAGCCACGCTTTATAGCAGCCTTAACTATTTACGCTCACCAGAGATCAACATTTGTAGCGTAGAAGATCCGGTTGAGTCACCGCTAGAAGGCGTCAACCAAACCGCAATTAATACCAAAGCCGCACTCGGGTTTACCACCGTCCTGCGCGCGCTGCTACGCCAAGACCCTGATGTCATTATGATCGGTGAGATTCGCGATGCTGAGACGGCTGAGATCGCTGTTAATGCAGCGCAAACCGGTCATCTGGTGCTATCCACACTGCATACCAATTCTGCTAGCGAAACGCTGGTACGTTTATCTCAGTTGAATGTTAAGCCCTATCTTATCGCCGCCAGCCTGAGCGTTGTTATCGCACAGCGCTTGGTACGCAAGCTCTGTCAGCATTGTCGCCAACGCGATCTTACCGCTCAAAAACTCCCCCCCAGCCAGTGGCAAGGCGATGAGTTTCATCACTGGATAGCCGCTGGCTGCGAACACTGCTTTAACGGTTACTATGGTCGAAAAGCCGTCTACGAAATCCTGCCAATTTCACCCGAGATCCAACTCGCACTGCTCGCTCAAGCCTCCGCTCTAGACATTCACACGCTATCACAGCAACAGGGCGTTGTATCGCTGTGGCAGGCTGGTCTTCAGCTCGCTCATCGAGGAGAAACCTCGCTGGCAGAAGTCGTGCGTGTATTGGGTGGTCATTATGCTGACAAGGTACGGTGA
- the ppdD gene encoding prepilin peptidase-dependent pilin codes for MQQTQVPHLIAHRQSGFTLIELMVVIAIIAILSAAGIPAYQSYIQKAAMTDMLQAMMPYKTAIELCALEQGSLSECNIGASGIPQSKSTTYVSTLNVSQGVITAVGQQALKGLTASLTPQLDSTSGDLSWQKNCQASGENSSLVTACDQVLRFPSAGDTQ; via the coding sequence ATGCAGCAAACACAGGTTCCTCACTTAATAGCCCACCGCCAAAGCGGCTTTACGCTTATTGAGCTAATGGTCGTGATCGCCATCATCGCCATTCTTAGTGCCGCAGGAATTCCAGCGTACCAAAGCTATATTCAAAAAGCGGCGATGACAGATATGTTGCAGGCCATGATGCCCTATAAAACGGCGATTGAACTGTGCGCTCTGGAGCAAGGCAGCCTCTCTGAATGCAACATTGGGGCAAGTGGTATTCCCCAAAGCAAAAGTACGACGTATGTCAGCACCCTTAACGTGTCCCAAGGCGTTATCACTGCGGTAGGGCAACAGGCGTTAAAAGGACTCACGGCATCGCTCACACCGCAGTTAGACAGCACGAGCGGCGATCTGAGCTGGCAAAAAAACTGTCAGGCATCAGGTGAAAACAGCTCACTTGTCACCGCCTGCGATCAAGTTCTACGCTTTCCATCCGCAGGAGACACCCAGTGA